Proteins from a single region of Limisphaerales bacterium:
- a CDS encoding shikimate kinase, whose amino-acid sequence MSDLRSIQNLALVGFMGCGKSTVGRAVAGGLGFEFVDTDALVEAEAGIPVSDIFATAGEGAFRKLEREAIAGLETRRGLVIATGGGAVTCPDNLESLKQHALVVCLWAGAEALHERTRHQTHRPLLQQENPLEIIRALLAEREPHYKKADVIINTEHRPQRVVIAQVKHQFEESSGGGTSFDSTAAS is encoded by the coding sequence GTGTCTGACCTGCGCTCCATCCAAAATCTTGCCCTCGTGGGATTTATGGGTTGCGGGAAATCCACCGTGGGCCGCGCGGTGGCGGGCGGGTTGGGGTTTGAGTTTGTGGACACCGATGCGCTGGTGGAAGCGGAAGCCGGCATTCCCGTGAGTGACATTTTTGCCACCGCCGGCGAGGGCGCTTTTCGCAAACTGGAACGCGAAGCCATTGCCGGCCTCGAAACGCGGCGCGGGTTGGTGATTGCCACCGGCGGCGGCGCGGTGACCTGTCCCGATAACCTCGAAAGCCTCAAACAGCACGCTCTCGTCGTTTGCCTGTGGGCCGGCGCTGAGGCGTTACACGAGCGCACCCGGCACCAAACCCACCGCCCGTTATTGCAGCAGGAAAATCCGCTGGAAATCATCCGTGCACTATTGGCCGAGCGCGAGCCGCATTACAAAAAGGCCGACGTCATCATCAACACCGAGCACCGCCCCCAACGCGTCGTCATCGCCCAAGTGAAGCATCAATTCGAGGAATCCAGCGGCGGCGGCACTTCGTTTGATTCTACTGCAGCCTCCTGA
- a CDS encoding DUF975 family protein: MSQYIIIGGDGKEYGPVSAAEVHEWVKGGRANGDTRIKPEGAEDWWSLRDVPEVAAALAPPVAPPTPPPSSYGSPAFPPEMGLGQDPPLPADVFTRDHSVWSAGCFERGWDVFSKYMGGSIGVFVLFMVIIVAIILFSIIPFIGIFFSLASMIFQPVLLGGLMYFFIKAQRGQNPDVGDLFSGFSRNFAGLFLVNFIQGLIILATMIPGLVMMGIAIGAPLLEAIRTKSVPDIGGASVLLIIAGVFVMILPALYLGICWAFALPLAVDRRIDFWQAMQTSRKVVNKHWFQLFFFFMIVGIIAELGILACGVGLLFTAPLAFCINMAAYEHLFGARTGNPAGGTPTPPMPQP; encoded by the coding sequence ATGAGCCAATATATTATCATCGGCGGGGACGGCAAGGAATACGGGCCGGTTTCAGCGGCAGAAGTACACGAGTGGGTAAAGGGCGGACGCGCCAATGGCGATACGCGCATTAAACCCGAAGGAGCTGAGGATTGGTGGAGCTTGCGTGATGTGCCGGAAGTAGCGGCCGCTTTGGCGCCGCCCGTTGCCCCGCCTACCCCGCCCCCCTCTTCCTACGGCTCACCGGCATTTCCGCCTGAAATGGGGCTGGGGCAGGATCCGCCTTTGCCGGCGGATGTGTTTACGCGCGATCACAGTGTTTGGAGCGCAGGTTGCTTTGAGCGGGGGTGGGATGTTTTTTCCAAATACATGGGCGGATCCATTGGCGTGTTCGTGTTATTCATGGTCATTATTGTCGCCATCATTTTGTTTTCAATCATCCCATTCATCGGCATATTCTTCAGCCTCGCGTCGATGATTTTTCAGCCGGTGTTGCTGGGCGGGTTGATGTATTTTTTTATCAAGGCGCAGCGTGGCCAAAATCCGGATGTGGGAGATTTGTTTTCCGGGTTCTCACGAAACTTCGCCGGGCTGTTTCTGGTAAATTTCATTCAAGGCCTGATCATTTTGGCCACGATGATTCCCGGGCTGGTGATGATGGGCATCGCCATCGGAGCACCTCTATTGGAGGCCATCCGAACCAAGTCAGTGCCGGACATCGGCGGAGCCAGCGTGCTCCTGATCATCGCGGGCGTGTTCGTCATGATTTTGCCGGCACTCTATTTGGGTATTTGCTGGGCGTTCGCCCTGCCGCTGGCGGTGGATCGGCGAATCGATTTTTGGCAGGCTATGCAAACCAGCCGCAAGGTGGTGAACAAGCATTGGTTCCAGCTGTTCTTCTTCTTTATGATCGTGGGCATCATTGCTGAGTTGGGAATTCTAGCATGCGGCGTGGGGCTCCTGTTCACAGCGCCACTGGCCTTTTGCATTAACATGGCGGCTTATGAGCACTTATTTGGCGCACGCACGGGCAATCCGGCGGGCGGGACGCCAACGCCACCGATGCCCCAACCATGA
- a CDS encoding DUF2752 domain-containing protein: protein MPDEPPILAAAENVFKPRQAWKLLPILAVTALIAAIVFVHHNEPVANKQYFPQCGFKKVTGLDCPGCGGLRATHALTHGRLLAAVQFHPGFVLSLPIVGFLFFMWLREWRRRGEMPLPLAQNECHQPLVWIAVIFIALGVVRNIPIAPFNWLASPPVAESAAVK, encoded by the coding sequence ATGCCCGACGAACCGCCCATCCTCGCTGCCGCTGAAAACGTTTTCAAACCGCGCCAAGCGTGGAAACTGCTGCCCATTCTGGCGGTCACAGCACTCATCGCGGCGATCGTGTTCGTGCATCACAACGAACCGGTGGCCAACAAACAATATTTCCCGCAATGCGGATTCAAAAAAGTCACGGGCCTCGATTGCCCCGGCTGCGGCGGGTTGCGCGCCACGCACGCGCTGACGCACGGGCGGCTGCTCGCGGCGGTTCAGTTTCACCCCGGCTTTGTTCTTTCGCTGCCGATTGTTGGGTTTCTATTTTTTATGTGGCTGCGCGAATGGCGGCGGCGTGGCGAAATGCCCTTGCCATTGGCGCAAAATGAATGCCATCAACCGCTAGTTTGGATCGCGGTAATTTTTATTGCCCTTGGCGTGGTGCGGAATATTCCGATCGCTCCGTTTAATTGGCTCGCCTCGCCGCCGGTGGCAGAATCGGCTGCGGTGAAATAG